TCAAACCGATATGGTACTTAACAGGATACTGTTTATTTCTTCAAAACATTACGTCACTTTAAGGTCAAAGGTAAAAATATCTGAACTCGAAGCAGCAAGAGGTCCCAAGCAGTGGCGaagccagaaaaattggttggaagggcacttgtttaaaaatattcatatgtggtgggacacttatatatataaagataaatatttaaagatgtccatttaaataagaaattttaagagactggtgttATGCCACTAGGTCTGAGTAATGGGATGAGATACATTGGACCTATTTGTGCATGACTTGGCCGAATCGTGGTTGAATAATGGACCGATTCAATCTGAAGCAGCCGGTACTGCCCATTaatattttctccattttttacATCTACAGATATATTTTTAGTCAATGTCGTTCACAAACTATCTCAATTCTATTCACAAAACTTCACTGTTTCGTTATGCTGATTTCAAAATTCACCGACTTCTACAACATTAGCTGATTTAATGTAAATTTCAACACTTCAATATGACACCAACTGTTCAACTCAGTGTGTCAAAATTCGATTCTGATTCGGTTCGGTGTAACAATTCTGATCCGGTTCGATCCGATTCGATTAGAGTAACATTGTGATAGTCGAGACCGATTCGTTGGTGCAAGTTCTATGAATAACGGGTCGGGTCCAGAATGGTGTCGGACCTGTCCAGACTCCAGTGCCCTAGTCCTTGGTTGGGGACGGACGAGCCTATAAATACCGTGCCCAGAAAGAGTGGGTGTTtcgttttccctttcttctcgtCCTCTTGCTGACCGGGCGTTGCTAAATTCGTTCTGGCGATCGTCTCcgtctcttttcctttctctccgCCTCCGCCTCCCCCTTCCTTTTCGTTTGTCTCTGTCTCAATCTCTCCGTCGTCACGGGAATTAGGGTAAGAAGAACGGATTCGTTTCTTAGCTGTATCTTCTGTTTGGTTCTCCTTAATCTTAGGGATTGTTCGTCGTTTCTGCCGATTATTTGCACGTATAGATTATCAAATTTGTATAAGAAGATTCAGGAATAGTGGTTATGGGAATTGATGTTTAAGGAGACTGGATTGATTGGAGTTGCGCATTTTTGTATTGCTTCTAGGAAATTAGGGTTTTGGCTATCCTTTGCGAGTTTGTAAGTGCGAAAAGCGTTTCTTTTTAGTGGATGATAAGAATGGACCTATTAGCTTTCTTTATTTGATGCGCCTGATCGTGGAAGGGCATAGGGGGACCTCTCCGAGAAGCTGAACGTGATTTGTGAATTGTTGTGGTTCATGCAAAACAGGAAAGAACTGAAACCTAACTAGACGATATTTGGCGCTTTTCATCTCATTATGTTCTCTTTGTGGTTAGAAAGAACAGAAATGGAATCATTGGTTTTGTTAATTGCGCCCCTTTTGGTTATCTTAGAGGTAGTTTGTAGAAGAAACATTTTCTTCGTGTAACATATGTTCCTACAACTCATGCTCAAAAAAGCAATCATGTGTGCGATTAAGTCAAGCGCTTGATTGTTCAAGCGAAAAATAGCATCCACGATTATATGTCTCCTTGAACAAGGACATTGGTGTCCTTGGAACATGTGTTCTACGAGTATGTATTCCAtaaacacaatgttcttctcAAATGCCTTCTTAGGAAATCATCTGGGCTTTGGTTGTTCTTCGGTTTAAGTTTCTATTCTTTCTATCATTTGAGTCTTGCTTCAGTATTTCGTTTCATATGAGGACGTTGTCATAAGGCATGAAATGGTTCCTGTGGTTCCATAATGTAATAAATAGTTGAACAATTTGATGGGCTCCTTGTTCAAACCATGCCACGCTAAGGAAATGGGAGTAATCTTATGTGGGTTCATCAGACACCCGGGCATCCTTTTCTAACTTGCAAATTGTTGCTGACTTGCTGTCACCTGGTTAACAGCATATCTCATATGCTTGGCAAAGATCCAATCATACCACTGCATTATTATCCATAACAGTTTCAGAAATCATAGTTGTCATATTATATGACGAGTCTTGATGGCCTCGAGTAGCATTTCTTGTGAAACCTCTTTTGCTTAGTCTTATGTTGCACTAGTCAGTTTGCTTGGCCTACCTGAGATTTGATCATGATTGTATTACACTTTTATTACAGTGGATATCTAAGCAGTCTAAATCTGCACGATGGACAAAGGAATTGATCCTAGCTTTTTTGTGAATGATGGCTCGTTCATGGAGAAATTCAAACAACTTCAGCAAGAGAAGCAGGAGAAAGAGGCTGCTAAAGACAATAGAAAATCGTCTTCTTTGAAGATTGATGGGTCTGCTTGTAAGAGaccatttgaaaacaaaattaatgaGACTCGAAAGCCTATCCTGTCTTCTTCCAGTGGGAAGCTCGCATTCAGTTTGAAGCAGAAGTCAAAGCTTGCTGTGCCACCTGTCAAGTTAGGTgcagatgaagatgaagaagaggaggatgaGACAGGAAAGGGATCATCTAATGGAGCATCAAAGAGACAGAAGTCTGGCCAGTCAGATGCCTCAGAACAGGGATCAAGTCGGAGGGATGGTAATTACTGGTTGTTTGCTTCCTATTATTGCTTAGGGTTGAATATATATCTAGATTGGCATATATTTGTCCCCTTCTTTGAATTGGCTAACAGTACTCTTTGCTTGTCATTTAACTCCTCATAAAACATCTATGAGAGTCTGAGATTGGTGTTTTGTGCCTTTTCGTAGATTGGTGATTATATTCTTTTCATAATTTAATTAGTGTCATCTGCTTTTGCCGACTTGGACTACACTGTAATGTAAAATTTAAGCAAATTGCAAAAGATTTTGAGCGCTTGTATAGGATTTTTTAGATGATCAGTAAATGCTTCAAGCATGAACTCTACATACTGAGATTTTTAAGATGTTTAATACAATATGTGATTCGGTCAGGAATTGCACATGCTTCTGCATGTGTGATTAGACAGTTTAGACTAGGACTAAATTATTTCTTTACTTGTAAGAGCCTTAGCCCAATTATCATGGCTGTAGAATATAGAAAACATTATTGTGGCTGTAGAATATCAACAACATTATTTTTTGCTTATCTTAAACTTTTGGTTTTACATTCAATTCAAGTATCccatggtatatatatatttttactttttggAAATTTTAGCTTGATGAATTGGAACTTTCATTCGAAAACTAAATCTTaagctaaaagcctaaaacgtTTTGGGTGATATATAGAGATTTAGAATTTAGATCTGCATTCTGGACTCGTAACACTTGTACAACTTTTCAGGGGTCTGTCCATGTTATCTGCCTTTTGGTTTCTATTTGTGGGCTGTCTTTGCTCGATGATTATGGCACATGTGCTAGAGCATTACTTTTGTATCATGGTCTTCACGAATTTCTGAACATGCGCTCTTGAAAGTTTCTTATGTCATACCTGCAGCATATTTCTTAGTCTATGTCAAGCTTGGTGGAAAGACATGTGATAGAAAGAGTTGGAATTCAATGTCACAGGGCCTGCTACAAGAGTAATTTGCATTCGCTTGTTCATGCTCTAGGTATTAATCAGTTATTTGAGTGACATGCAGCCCTTCCATACTCACCAAGCGATCCTGCAGTAAAGAATGTAGCTGACAAGCTAGCAAGTTTTGTGGCAAAAAATGGTAGACAATTTGAGGATGTCACCCGTCAAAGAAATCCTGGAGACACACCCTTTAAGTATGTATTCTATTTCTTGAAACTTATTGATCTCTTCCTAATTGAGCTGAATGTTCTCCTGAAAATTCAAGTAATTAATGTCTTAATGTCTGTCTGCATAACCAGATACCTATACCATCTATCTCTTAAAACATCGGTTACAAAATTCTGAGATACTGCTTCTTGGTATATTTCTccatattcttttctttctgtatCCTTTATAAATTAAAGCAACCATCCTTCATAAATTAAAGCGACTGGAAAGATTAGTAGGAGAAGCTGCATCAGTTGCACTTGTTGACAGATGACAGGCTTACTGAACACCAAGTGTTGGATCCATTGACAGTTCAAATTACTCAACAGAAACACCTATACGATATGTACTCATAATTCATAATAGGAACTTGAACCATTTCAGAAGCCTTATTTGGTCAACCTCCAGTTCCACCCCTaattgctctttcttctctctccatGCACACAGACGCATATGTGTACACACAAACtgggggtgtgtgtgtgatatatatatatatatatatatatatatatatatatatatatatatatacatatatagagagagagagtatgtgtAGGTCTTGATCAGCTTAAAGCCAGCATCTTGAGCAGTAATGTATCTTGACCAGATTGTGTTGAACTGAAGTTCGTTCCTTCTTAAACATTATTCATGCACAAAAACTATCATTTTTGCTAGGAATGCTGTACTTGTATGAATTATTGCTCCatgtcaaaaacaaaaatcactGGTTCTAGCTAATAAAACCCGATCATGTTGGTTTAAATGTTAAGGATCATCTTTATTTACATACCCTGAATGGAAGGTGGATGTTTCTGACTGACATGTGTAGTTGGTTCTGTCTTTAACATCTTTTAAGCTCAAATATATCTGTATCATATGTAGATGATTTTGATGGAGTTTGCTTTTGTAAATTTGCTGCTGATCTgtgtaattttttcttcttcccctgcTTTGTAGGTTTCTTTTTGATGTAAATTGTCCAGATTATAAATACTATGAATTTCGGCTAGCAGAAGAGGAAAGGGCTCTTTCACAGGCAAAAGATTCTCAATCAACAACTTCTGGTAAGTTCCAAAATTACTTTTATACTTGTCTGTGGCGATGCAGATAACCCTCCCTTTTGTGAAGATATTTAGCTAAAGTGGTTTGCGTATTATAAGCTCTAAATAGGATGGGATTGGTAATCCTTGCGAAAGTGGTTCATTTATGTTTTCAGGGTGTATGTTTACAGTGGTCctttttaaaaggacaaaagaGACTTGGAGGTGTTACTGCAAGTCCCATGCGATGTTTTGCACAATTCAAATCTGCACTACCTGTTGAAATGGCAGCACCCATAATGCTGTTCTATGTTTCTATGTATTTGTATGCATGTGTCTTACATCTGTTTTTATGTGCTTTTCCACTATTTCATACCCCTTAAAGTTCATagaagaaaattttgtgcttttccACTATTTCATACCCCTTAAAGTTCATAGAAGAAAATTTAGTGCTGATTCACACGGTTTTTGGTGCCTATTGTAGTATTTTCCAATTGGGTCCTCTGTAGATAATGTTCTGGTTTATTCGTGGACTGATGAGCAACAATAGCAATGTGTGGTTGTCTTTATCTATACCAAAGGTGGTGGGAAAGTTGGTTATTctcttttcttatatatttatcTTACAGCAAGCAGTTCCACATCTTCTCGAATGTCAAGCAGTTCTCAGAAGAGATCTTCTCAGCAACACTCTAATTACCAAATACCTACCTCTGCTCTTTATGATGCTGATGATGATCCAAGGTCATCAATTCAGGGAAAAGCTAGCTCATATGGTATGCATCCGTTCATACtgtttccttttgatttttattgGAAAATATTACTTCAGGAGTAACCAATTAGAAATCACAAGTAATTGTTTCCacaattttgaatttatagGTGAACCTACCAGTCATTTATGGATTGTTTAGTTCCCATAGCTTGCATTGATAAGTTTAGAGGCTGTTTGGCATCAGTAGcaatgtctcatgaatctacccaaaaaaTACATGGCTGATTCATGGAACGCCTTTTAAAGTGTTCAACGAATCTGACTAAATTTTTGGATTAGGTGCATAGGACAGTAACAATGGATTACTGTTCCCAAACGTTCCCTTAGTGTCGTTAACTGTTCATGTTCCCTCTTTCAAAATTTGCCAGCTGTCCCAAGCTAAACAAGTTCTGATTTCACGACATCTTTTTTATAGGTGAACCTTCTGCACCTGCTTCTGATGATCCCATAGCAATGATGGAGTTCTACATGAAGAAGGCTGCCCAGGAGGAGCGCAAGCGGCAGCCGAGGCAAACCAAAGATGAAATGCCTCCACCTGCTTCTCTACAAGGAGGTTGGTGATGTTGTTTTCTGTCATtgtctctccttctcttttctttaattaatcTCTCTTTCAATACCCCTCTCTCAGCTCCTGCCAAAAAAGGGCATCACATGGGCGATTTCATACCACAAGATGAGTTGGATAAATTTTTGGCCAGCTGCAATGATGCTGCAGCCCAGAAGGCTGCAAAGGAGTCTGCGGAGAAGGCTAAAATACAAGCTGACAATGTTGGTCATAAGCTTTTATCAAAGATGGGATGGAAGGAAGGTAAAGTTTTTCACCCTTTCGTCTGTCTGAATATCCGGGGTTTGTTGTGAAATCCTAAATGACACCGTAGTATAAGTGCTTAACCTGTGCCACATTTTTTATTCCATGATATGAAATATCTTCTGGCTTCTTTCTTATCCTgcagttttattttttggttcCTTGTCTGAACCCCTCAGCACATTCAAATTGGCTGTTTATTCCTGAAAACTGAATGTGCATTCTGTCTGCGATGATAGTTATGTGTGTACTTCTGCTAGTGGATCTAATCACATCATAAGATCAATCTCTAATCTCTTCTGTTTAAATGCTCAATAAGATGTGTCGATTTTTTACATGCTAATGCTGTTTTTGTTTACAGGAGAGGGACTTGGTAGTTCACGTTCTGGGCGTGCTGATCCAGTCATGGCCGGGAGTGTCAAGTTGAATAATTTGGGTGTTGGAGCAGAAGTCCCTGGCGAGGTTACCCCCGAAGACGACATCTATGAGCAGTATAAGAAGCGGATGATGCTTGGATATCGTTACAGGCCAAACCCTCTGGTAAGTCATGTTCCATCCTAAATCTTTTGTCGCTTAAATggaataaattttttattacctATACATACACACGATGTAATTTTTCTGTTGCCTGAATTAGTTTCTTTGTTATCCGATTTTTGCTAGAACAATCCAAGGAAAGCTTATTACTAGGAGTGGGCTCCGTCGATTCTATGTAAGGGCAAGTTCTTACGCAGTGGATTTAATCCTTGTATATCTGGAGGTACTTGATGTTAGAGAATCTATATTGTAAGACGAACTTGTCAATTTAATCCTACCTTGCCCATTTTAGACTACTGTGATCCTCGCCTCCTCATGTGATTTTGTGTTGGTCTTGATACCACATAGTGAGCGAAAAGGAAAAAGACGAACTGATGCAGATCTCCACATGAACTAGACTGTTATTTTCCAAGTGGCTGCTTGGCTGTTAGCACTGCCGAACTGTGTTGAGCCTTACATGGTCACACTTCACAAATACAATATTCAGGAAATCCGCTTGCATGTATGTTTTTCTAATTAGGACTCCTCTTATGAGGATCGGATTCCCCTCCGATTTCTGGCAAGGGAAGGGTTGTCTTAGACACGCTACTTCATGCCTACATCTGAGATGGGAAACACCTTTCTCGTGACCACGGCTGTAATGAGATGTTTTGTGACACTATATCAGCCATTCAAACATGGCAAATACATTTCCCTTCATTTCACAGTAGTCTACTCTGTAATCGGCCCTTTTTGTGTTATAAAGATGGCTAAGGAGTCGATACGTGGGTGCAATTTGACCTATGGCAGATCTTTGCGGGGTGCTGCTGTGGCACATGGAGAGTGCAGAGAGGGtatatatcatatatgcatatatatatatatatatgtatatataattatatagtttcttagcttaatctgttATTTTaataaagagagggagagagagtgagaagaaaaataaagaggaaaaaaatttaaaattgaatggAAAAGGGTGCAGTGGGGTGCATGTTAGAGCTGTGCTTGCATCACATCGATGGTGGTCTCTTCTTAAAGAGTCAGTGTAACATGAAATGTCTTTTACTGACCTTTTTTGTATTGAAGAGTCTGTGGAGCCGTGTTTGCATCACATCGATGCGGGTGGTCTCTGTTTTAGAGAGTCCGTGTGATAAAATTTGTCTTTTATTGGTCTTTTTTGTATTGTggagtctgtgtgacatagaaTTTGTACCTTACCGGTCACTTTTGGGTTCTAGAGGCTGTCAAAGTCCCCAGCTATACAACTATGGGTTTGCTTTGAAGCCCACATTATAATTTGTTTAGGTTGTCTTTACGTCAACCCAAGTAACCATGTTGACTTGAAGGCTTTCAAGTCAGCCTAACTAACCATGTACACGGAGCCACGAATCTTTATAAAGCTGAAAGAAGGGTGGGCAAaccttttgaaataaaaaataagcttTCGTTCATAGAAGTAATAATATTAACATTATCTAGAAAACCATGTAGAGCGATAGAATTATGAAGTTTATTCAAAGGATTTGATATTTTAAGAGCATgtagattttttatttgtctaatTATTTATCTATAAATCACttattttttgtgatattaTAATATGGTGAGGTGTGGACATTGAAGAGCGAGGGCTTGTGTACTACCAGAAGTCTACAGACATGGCACTCACATAATTGGGATTCGACTGACGAAGGAACATAATTATATATGAGTTACATAGAAAGTATGGATGTTCAAGCCAATGAATGATCATGTCTTTTTTTCCATGATATAAAAGGAAatattaaattgttttttttttcttgtttctcagtGGCATAAATATCAGGATTTTCTCTAAGGGCTtacgtttttttaatttttatttcaaagGAAGAGGGGTTGGGGGTTGAAGTTATGGACTAGGGTGAGAGGAGGAATCATACGGGGAAATCAATACTAATGAATTGTTTAACATCTGATCTTTGGAATCTTTCACAAGTCTCGTTCTTGAGTTTTTTCCCGAAGAACTCCTATGAGCTTTTTAGAAGTCGCAAACCTTTCAGAGATATAGAAAAATCTTCATGGCTATAAAACACAGTGGACAATGAAGttagttaaaataaaaagaaagtcgTTAGCTTAAAAATGCACAGAACCATTATTAATTCGTTGGGCAATTCTGAAGTAAATACATCTAAAGAATAGACAAGAATAAAACGCATCTAAActctttatatttttgaaagagTCTTTTCATGGTTAGTTTAAAAAGATCGACAAATCCATTTCTAAAAGTCAACTGTTAAATTAATTAAACTGCTCTTTTGCCTTCTAAGAAGAGAACATGAGGAATTGCCTAATCTTTTAAAGTCACTTAAGTTTTTTTCTGCTCATCTTTCTTGCATCAATGAAAAAATCACCTCATTATTTCTGAAATTAATAAATGTTGAGATATAGTTAGGCAAATTCACAATGTTATCTGATATGGACAAAGCGTTTgataaactttttgtttttgaattgaGAGTTGGGGGAAATTCAGGGAACATGATGGCAGGTTTGAGACTTGATCCAAAGTCTTCAACTTGACATCCTTTGCGTTTTCCTCTTAGCATCTGCTCCCTACATGTAGCGTTTGAGGTTAATACAAATCACCCAACATGAAGTTTGTTTACATTGAAAGTATTTTAATCAAAGTTTTGGTCAATCTTTCTTAATTTAGTGATAGCCTAGAGTTTAAATGACAGAATGCTATTTTTTCATTGATAGTACGAAACTTAGGTTTATTTTTAAGAATATTCCAAAGGGTAGTGTTCTTTCGTTTTCATTATCGCCAATTCTTTAAGTGTGTTAATAaatattttccaatttcataAATGGCTCAGAACTGAGAAGTGACCAATAAGCTGAGCATATTCTGAACCTCCAACTTGTAGTCACGTTTTAAAGATCAtgacaagttcaaatcactgtCTGGTGAATGTAATAGAATAAAACCTCCCCTCTTAAAGGAGAGTTTTCACAGAGCagtctttctcttctttctcatgTTGGGCAATTTTGGGAAGAGCACCATCTTTACAAAGCCCAGAAAGAAATTTTCACAGCTGAAAAATATCAGAGATATTGAATATGCTACCAAGAACGTCATATGCGCTTGTCCTCTAGGAATATTCTTAAGCCTGTGGGGATATGGTTCATATTTCAAAGAAAAGTTTGGGAAAAGGAGATGTATGCAACTAGAGGTGAATCAGAATATACTTCTCTAGGTGATGCAATTGATGGAGACGTGATGGTAAcattctaaaagaaaaagaaaggaaaaaaagtttaCTATATTTTTTGTGATCTCTCCACCCTTTGAACTTTATTTCCAAGCGGCATAACCCCATTACTCTTCATCCTTTTCTTATCTAACAAGGCAAATTATGCAATAGCATATCGTAAGTAAACTTATCTTAAGCTataaacagaaaaagcaaaggCATATAATACATTAtttcaaaagcagaaaaaggatGTCAAGAGCCGAACAAGTTACAAAGGACAGTCAGGATCTACCTAGTCAGGATTCGGACAATGCCCTCTTGAAGTAGACCAAGTTTAGAACTAAGAACTAGAAACATTGGAAGAAGTTTTAATCTCTCGATAGTCTGTAAAATCTTCTCAAATAACATCAAAGAATTGAGCATTACTTGGTGAAATGATAAGGTTCTAAAACCGTCTGCACCAAGGATAAACGACTCAGAGTTCTATGGGTGCCGAGCTCCTTCATTAGAAACCAGTCCAGTACCGACCGACCTCCCGCAACCATCCTCAGCTAGTGCCCTTCATGTACTACAATCACTATATTACTCCAACATCCAGTAACTCAAAAACTATGGAAACTTTTGATACTTGAAACAGTTTCACAGAGCTTCTAAAACACTATATTTAGCAGACTTTGCATTGTCGCATCTATCTTATTCGACTAAAAACAAGTTGGGTAGTTAAAGATAGCACTCggacaaaagaaatgaaaaaggagaGAACCATCCCGTAAAGTGAGATAGTAGGTTTTCCTATTCTTAGACGATGGGGCTCTTGTACCACTTTCCTTGACATGGACTGCACAAGTTGGACCGTATAATGAATCCGATACTGACACTACCGGACGTGGACAATAGGCGACCAGAGTTGCATGTAAATCTGGATATGTAGGACCAAAATCCACCATTTTGAATCTAGATCTAGATTAACAATATCCGATCGTATTGTTCATTCAGTTACGGTATGTCATTTTTGGCTTTGATGCATATGGCATTAGGGTTTATGTCACACTTGTGGGGACAATATGAAGGTTATCATTGAGAGGTTTATGCCGGCAATATCTTATCAGTTAGGTCACCAAAGCTGAAAAAAAAGGgagttgttttgcttttttttgttgCGCCGCTTATTATAATCTGCATTTTAAGTCTTACAAGAATGTCGTCGGCAAACAGTGCATGAATTTCAATAATACAGCTAACAAGAAAGAGCTCCCAATGTAGATGATGTGTTGGAAAAAATACTTAGATGATGTCGCTCCAAATTATCAATTCCAACCCTCCTGAAGATcctgtctttctcttttctttttgggtttgaTTATTACTGTGAGTAGTAAGCGGAGAATGTTGAAGATGACAAGGTGAAAATCCTTGATCAAGTATTGTCATAAGAAAACAAATCGTGTTCTTTATTGCAT
This window of the Nymphaea colorata isolate Beijing-Zhang1983 chromosome 2, ASM883128v2, whole genome shotgun sequence genome carries:
- the LOC116248056 gene encoding SURP and G-patch domain-containing protein 1-like protein → MDKGIDPSFFVNDGSFMEKFKQLQQEKQEKEAAKDNRKSSSLKIDGSACKRPFENKINETRKPILSSSSGKLAFSLKQKSKLAVPPVKLGADEDEEEEDETGKGSSNGASKRQKSGQSDASEQGSSRRDALPYSPSDPAVKNVADKLASFVAKNGRQFEDVTRQRNPGDTPFKFLFDVNCPDYKYYEFRLAEEERALSQAKDSQSTTSASSSTSSRMSSSSQKRSSQQHSNYQIPTSALYDADDDPRSSIQGKASSYGEPSAPASDDPIAMMEFYMKKAAQEERKRQPRQTKDEMPPPASLQGAPAKKGHHMGDFIPQDELDKFLASCNDAAAQKAAKESAEKAKIQADNVGHKLLSKMGWKEGEGLGSSRSGRADPVMAGSVKLNNLGVGAEVPGEVTPEDDIYEQYKKRMMLGYRYRPNPLNNPRKAYY